From the Acetobacter aceti genome, one window contains:
- a CDS encoding DUF3108 domain-containing protein has product MSDNQTGTSGVFLKNRKVARRKLLLPACCLFFLTGVFLAGGSSRAEETPPPASLPAASAAILTRYTVYTHWLPVMKLDISFLLEKTRYQVSMQARAEGLLSIFTRLRIQSVASGSISDDVVLPSRYDSQGWSRSAQRHVILDYRQGQPVVTLQEPKETDREPVPDALRQHGTDILTTMAKVILTVRQTGHCDGAYDVFDGIRVSHFTLKTSGQDMQPDVFQDRQVPAMRCDFVGYQIAGFIKGHQAKALREPHGGTVWFINVDGYGPVPVRTEINHPKVGHLTVKLDKLSKDEG; this is encoded by the coding sequence TTGAGCGACAATCAAACCGGAACCAGCGGCGTTTTCCTGAAAAACAGGAAAGTGGCGAGACGTAAGCTGTTACTGCCCGCATGCTGTCTGTTCTTTCTGACTGGGGTCTTTCTGGCAGGGGGCTCTTCCCGCGCCGAGGAGACCCCGCCGCCAGCCAGTCTCCCCGCCGCCAGTGCTGCGATCCTCACCAGATACACGGTCTATACGCACTGGCTGCCAGTGATGAAGCTGGATATCAGCTTTCTGCTCGAAAAGACGCGCTATCAGGTCAGCATGCAGGCGCGGGCGGAGGGGCTGCTCAGTATCTTCACCAGACTGCGTATCCAGTCGGTGGCAAGCGGAAGTATCAGTGACGACGTTGTGTTGCCTTCCCGGTATGACAGTCAGGGATGGAGCCGGTCGGCGCAGCGGCATGTTATTCTGGACTATCGGCAGGGTCAGCCTGTTGTCACTTTGCAGGAACCGAAAGAGACAGACCGCGAGCCGGTACCGGATGCGCTCAGGCAACATGGCACGGATATCCTGACGACCATGGCGAAGGTCATCCTGACAGTCCGGCAGACTGGTCATTGTGATGGCGCTTATGACGTATTCGACGGGATCAGGGTGTCACATTTCACTCTGAAGACCTCCGGACAGGATATGCAGCCGGACGTGTTTCAGGATCGGCAGGTTCCGGCGATGCGTTGCGATTTTGTGGGTTATCAGATCGCCGGCTTTATCAAGGGACATCAGGCGAAAGCTCTGCGTGAACCTCATGGCGGAACAGTGTGGTTCATCAATGTCGACGGGTATGGGCCTGTGCCGGTTCGTACGGAGATCAATCATCCCAAGGTGGGGCATCTGACCGTCAAGCTGGATAAACTCTCGAAAGACGAAGGCTGA
- a CDS encoding IclR family transcriptional regulator, with protein MKESESVPALRRAVKILDLVSTQDSPPNAATIARLLNLPRSSAHGLVTVMAELGLLETTGGSGGGGFRLGSRLLDWAVQVSPRQDLLNAFHQLIGERPELGAYTVSLSMLEGEEVVYVASRANEKGFGIHYNVGLRLPAMYTATGMAQLGAMEGAGLRKWLTLYPMSSWPSPPTTTGASAPVVVMDEIAGVRRRGYAVDDEQVQVGVWCFAAPVHDLAGQVVAGLGISQPKPKDTLKQAESMGRLVVSIAQVLSGRLGYRGRWGALGE; from the coding sequence ATGAAAGAGAGTGAGTCGGTTCCGGCTCTCCGGCGTGCCGTGAAAATTCTGGACCTTGTCAGCACGCAGGATTCACCTCCCAACGCTGCCACAATCGCGCGCCTGCTCAATCTTCCCCGCAGTTCGGCCCATGGGCTGGTGACAGTGATGGCGGAGCTGGGGCTGCTGGAAACAACAGGTGGGTCTGGCGGCGGCGGATTCAGACTCGGCTCCAGACTGCTTGACTGGGCCGTGCAGGTCAGCCCCCGGCAGGATCTGCTGAATGCGTTCCATCAGCTCATTGGCGAACGACCGGAACTTGGAGCCTACACAGTCAGTCTGAGCATGCTTGAAGGTGAAGAGGTCGTGTATGTCGCAAGTCGTGCGAACGAGAAGGGCTTCGGCATCCATTATAATGTCGGGCTGCGTCTGCCTGCCATGTACACCGCGACGGGCATGGCCCAGCTCGGGGCGATGGAGGGTGCCGGGTTGCGGAAGTGGCTCACGCTGTATCCCATGTCGTCGTGGCCCTCACCGCCGACTACAACGGGCGCTTCTGCTCCTGTCGTCGTGATGGACGAGATCGCCGGGGTACGACGTCGGGGGTATGCGGTTGATGATGAGCAGGTGCAGGTGGGGGTCTGGTGTTTTGCCGCTCCTGTTCACGATCTTGCGGGCCAGGTTGTAGCCGGTCTGGGAATCAGCCAGCCCAAACCGAAAGATACGCTGAAACAGGCTGAGTCGATGGGGCGTCTTGTGGTTTCGATTGCTCAGGTTCTGTCAGGGCGGCTGGGATATCGTGGACGCTGGGGCGCTCTTGGCGAGTGA
- a CDS encoding peptide chain release factor 3 produces MTDRNDGPAPQSSLAGAISRRRTFAIISHPDAGKTTLTERILRAGGAIQLAGNVRAKGERRRTRSDWMGIERDRGISVVTSVMTFEYGGCVFNLLDTPGHEDFSEDTYRTLTAVDSAVMVIDAAKGIEDRTRKLFEICRLRDIPIVTFINKMDRESRDPFEILDEISSSLALDTTPLTWPVGRAATFVGTYDIRNDTVHTTIPVEESDPRMVQVREELELVDAALPEFDRESFDEGHLTPVFFGSAMKEIGVTDLLDALVAFGPAPRAQNTESRTVTADEPQMAALVFKIQANMDPNHRDRIAFARVCSGRLTRGMRLLNTRTGKSFVLHTPQFFFARDRQLAEEAFAGDVVGIPNHGTLRIGDTLTEGETIRFTGVPHFAPEILRRVRLDDAMKAKKLRQALTELAEEGVVQLFRPQDGAQPIVGVVGTLQLDVLQERLKGEYGVSIGFDSTPFSLARWATGDRTKLEAFMMANRSSMADDLDGDPVFLASSGFMMRRTEEMNPELAFHDIKQIGIEIG; encoded by the coding sequence ATGACAGACAGAAATGACGGCCCTGCGCCCCAGTCTTCTCTTGCCGGAGCCATCAGTCGGCGGCGCACGTTTGCCATCATTTCCCATCCTGACGCCGGTAAGACGACGCTGACAGAGCGGATTCTGCGAGCGGGTGGCGCCATTCAGCTGGCGGGAAATGTCAGGGCGAAAGGGGAGAGGCGGCGGACCCGTTCTGACTGGATGGGGATTGAACGTGATCGCGGTATCTCCGTCGTTACCTCGGTGATGACGTTTGAATATGGCGGCTGCGTCTTCAACCTGTTGGATACGCCGGGCCATGAAGACTTCTCGGAAGATACTTACCGGACGCTGACTGCTGTTGATTCGGCCGTGATGGTGATCGACGCCGCCAAGGGGATCGAGGACCGGACACGCAAGCTGTTCGAAATCTGCCGTCTCCGGGACATTCCCATCGTGACGTTCATCAACAAGATGGACCGTGAATCACGGGATCCGTTCGAGATACTGGACGAAATTTCGTCTTCACTGGCTCTGGATACGACGCCGCTCACATGGCCGGTGGGTCGGGCTGCGACCTTTGTCGGTACGTATGACATCAGAAATGATACCGTCCATACGACGATCCCGGTTGAAGAGAGTGATCCGCGCATGGTGCAGGTGCGGGAGGAGCTTGAGCTTGTTGACGCCGCTCTGCCTGAGTTTGACCGTGAGTCATTCGATGAAGGCCATCTGACGCCGGTATTTTTCGGTAGCGCCATGAAGGAAATCGGCGTGACGGACCTGCTGGATGCGCTGGTTGCATTCGGTCCTGCACCGCGCGCCCAGAATACGGAGAGTCGTACGGTCACGGCGGACGAACCGCAGATGGCGGCGCTTGTGTTCAAGATCCAGGCGAACATGGACCCCAATCACCGGGACCGCATTGCTTTCGCCCGTGTCTGCTCAGGCAGATTGACCCGAGGAATGCGCCTGCTGAATACGCGGACCGGCAAAAGTTTTGTGCTGCATACGCCTCAGTTCTTCTTCGCGCGTGATCGTCAGCTTGCGGAAGAGGCTTTCGCGGGCGATGTGGTGGGGATTCCCAATCACGGCACCTTACGCATTGGCGATACGTTGACAGAGGGCGAAACCATCCGCTTTACCGGCGTTCCTCATTTCGCGCCGGAAATCCTGCGCCGTGTGCGGCTCGATGACGCGATGAAGGCCAAGAAACTGCGGCAGGCTCTGACTGAACTGGCGGAAGAGGGCGTCGTGCAGCTTTTCAGGCCGCAGGATGGTGCTCAGCCGATTGTCGGTGTGGTGGGGACACTTCAGCTGGATGTGCTTCAGGAGCGCCTGAAAGGTGAATATGGGGTATCCATCGGATTTGATTCGACACCGTTCTCGCTTGCCCGCTGGGCGACTGGAGATCGGACCAAGCTTGAAGCGTTCATGATGGCGAACCGCTCGTCGATGGCGGACGACCTTGATGGTGATCCGGTGTTCCTGGCCAGCTCAGGCTTCATGATGCGCCGCACTGAGGAGATGAACCCCGAGCTCGCGTTTCACGATATCAAGCAGATCGGCATCGAAATCGGATAG
- a CDS encoding 2OG-Fe(II) oxygenase yields the protein MQKDLTLSPSTSSLAETGLWRRPDPASVSVLAEQFRSARPYPHVVMDRLFSRDRLSDILQESPDIPHEVWKPHYTRLQNKRIVNHLAHMPPALLAYFETVHSPGFVSFLESVTGLAALQPDLTLYGGGLHEARHDGHFEIHVDFQKHPATKLRNALVVITYLNKGWKAGDGGELELWDAFACRPESQVAPLFGRTLIMEQSEIALHGYPRPLVTGSRRALITYFYKHDLQVFERQFENTHYLRRPGLPVDRRLQMALRDYLPKPAVSALRRIRSGLVHRWNRNNEGDS from the coding sequence ATGCAGAAAGATTTGACCCTTTCTCCATCAACGAGCAGCCTTGCCGAAACCGGATTGTGGCGTCGGCCTGATCCGGCTTCCGTATCTGTTCTGGCAGAACAGTTTCGGTCAGCCCGGCCTTATCCTCATGTGGTGATGGATCGTCTGTTCAGCCGGGACAGGCTTTCAGATATTCTGCAGGAAAGCCCGGATATCCCGCATGAAGTGTGGAAACCACATTACACACGGCTTCAGAACAAAAGAATTGTGAACCATCTTGCGCATATGCCGCCAGCTCTTCTGGCTTATTTCGAAACCGTTCATTCCCCGGGGTTCGTCTCTTTTCTCGAATCAGTGACAGGGCTTGCCGCCCTTCAGCCGGATCTGACGTTGTACGGAGGAGGGCTTCATGAAGCTCGTCATGATGGACATTTTGAAATTCATGTTGATTTTCAGAAGCATCCGGCCACGAAGCTGCGGAATGCTCTGGTGGTGATCACCTATCTCAACAAGGGGTGGAAAGCCGGGGACGGTGGAGAACTGGAACTCTGGGACGCCTTTGCCTGTAGACCAGAATCTCAGGTAGCTCCTTTGTTCGGGCGCACCCTGATCATGGAGCAGTCTGAAATCGCCCTGCACGGTTATCCGCGTCCGCTGGTTACCGGATCGAGGCGTGCCCTGATCACCTATTTTTACAAGCATGACTTACAGGTCTTTGAACGGCAGTTTGAAAACACACATTATCTGCGGCGACCGGGTCTTCCTGTGGACCGACGTCTTCAGATGGCGCTCCGGGATTATTTGCCGAAGCCGGCTGTGTCAGCGTTGCGGCGCATCCGCTCCGGCCTTGTGCACCGCTGGAACAGAAATAATGAGGGTGATTCCTGA
- a CDS encoding M3 family oligoendopeptidase, producing MTQSFASLSFPRPTEASLADGFGAVADLLDRHDLAGALSRFDRERRTFESWSALVYLRFAQDTTSEDAKQDRDYADRLTPKATAHEVTLKKRFLSEQLHDATSTIVGPHVLALWKSDVTTFDSRIETALGEEARLTSEYTALLASARIEIDGHTVNLSGLAPWMEHPDRTIRHAAEQARWAFFAEHGEELDTLYGRLVELRTDMARTLGFETYTPLGYRRLRRVDYSPEDVARFREEVATHVTPLVTSLLEQRRKEMGRSTLHYWDESFVDPRGNPKPAGDYDLLIERAQTMFDRMSGDLGPFFKSMISGGYVDLKNRDGKAGGGFCTAFPDVGMPFIFANFNGTHGDINVFTHEMGHAYQNWRSRDLPTIDELWPTMEAAEIDSMGLEFLTWPHMELMVEDGAADRFRRMHLIGSLSFLPYGVCVDHFQHEVYANPTMTAQERHETWLRLERHYLPWRDYGDLSYPAHGGRWQAQGHIYRNPFYYIDYTLALCCAMQLWLQSRRDEPAAMKAYEGLCAQGGSAPFTGLIARAGLVSPFASGVLADVVQEAADFLENGPR from the coding sequence ATGACCCAAAGCTTCGCATCCCTGTCCTTTCCCCGCCCGACAGAAGCCAGTCTCGCAGATGGTTTCGGGGCAGTCGCAGACTTGCTAGACAGACACGACCTTGCTGGCGCCCTGTCGCGTTTTGACCGCGAACGCCGCACGTTTGAAAGCTGGTCGGCGCTTGTCTATCTGCGTTTTGCGCAGGATACAACAAGCGAAGATGCAAAACAGGATCGCGATTACGCGGATCGCCTGACCCCCAAGGCCACGGCTCATGAAGTCACCCTGAAAAAGCGCTTCCTGTCAGAACAGTTGCATGATGCGACATCCACGATTGTCGGACCCCACGTCCTCGCCCTCTGGAAAAGTGACGTCACGACATTCGACTCACGGATCGAAACCGCTCTCGGAGAAGAAGCCCGCCTGACGAGCGAATACACAGCTCTTCTTGCCTCGGCGCGTATCGAGATCGACGGACACACAGTCAACCTGTCCGGCCTTGCCCCATGGATGGAGCATCCTGACCGTACCATCCGCCACGCCGCCGAGCAGGCCAGATGGGCGTTCTTTGCCGAACATGGAGAAGAACTCGACACCCTGTATGGGCGGCTGGTCGAACTGCGCACGGACATGGCCCGCACACTCGGGTTCGAGACCTATACCCCCCTTGGCTATCGCCGGCTGCGCCGCGTCGATTACAGTCCGGAAGACGTGGCCCGTTTCCGCGAGGAAGTCGCCACGCACGTCACCCCGCTTGTCACCTCGCTGCTGGAACAGCGCCGCAAGGAAATGGGCAGGTCCACCCTGCACTACTGGGATGAAAGCTTCGTCGATCCAAGAGGCAACCCGAAACCCGCTGGCGATTATGATCTGCTCATCGAACGTGCCCAGACCATGTTCGACCGCATGTCAGGCGATCTCGGACCATTCTTCAAAAGCATGATTTCAGGCGGCTATGTCGATCTCAAAAACCGGGATGGAAAGGCAGGCGGAGGTTTCTGTACCGCTTTCCCGGATGTCGGGATGCCGTTCATCTTCGCCAATTTCAACGGCACTCATGGCGACATCAATGTCTTCACCCATGAGATGGGACACGCCTACCAGAACTGGCGCAGCCGCGATCTCCCGACCATCGATGAACTGTGGCCAACCATGGAAGCGGCGGAAATCGACTCCATGGGGCTGGAATTCCTGACATGGCCGCATATGGAACTGATGGTTGAGGATGGTGCTGCCGACCGCTTCCGCCGGATGCATCTGATCGGCTCGCTGAGCTTTCTGCCCTATGGCGTGTGCGTCGATCATTTCCAGCATGAAGTGTATGCCAATCCGACCATGACAGCACAGGAGCGTCACGAAACATGGCTGCGTCTTGAACGCCATTATCTGCCATGGCGTGACTACGGAGACCTGTCATACCCCGCGCATGGCGGACGCTGGCAGGCTCAGGGGCATATCTACCGTAACCCCTTCTACTACATCGACTATACGCTGGCGCTCTGCTGCGCGATGCAGTTGTGGCTTCAGTCCCGCCGCGATGAACCGGCGGCGATGAAGGCTTATGAAGGTCTGTGCGCTCAGGGAGGATCGGCCCCATTCACCGGCCTGATCGCAAGAGCCGGGCTTGTGTCACCGTTCGCATCAGGCGTGCTGGCCGACGTTGTTCAGGAAGCTGCTGATTTTCTGGAAAATGGCCCCCGCTGA